From a region of the Gossypium raimondii isolate GPD5lz chromosome 10, ASM2569854v1, whole genome shotgun sequence genome:
- the LOC105775277 gene encoding uncharacterized protein LOC105775277, translating to MVKYSEWVGNIVPVPKKDGKVRMCVDYRDLNKASLKDNFLLPHIDTLVDNTAGYSLLSFMDSFFGYNQIKMHPEEMEKTTFAVKGSAIADFLASRALEDYEPLNFDFPNEGLMYVVITEEDSQEGHHWKLNFDGASNAIGNGIGAVLVSPNGDHYPFTNKLDFDDTKNMAEYEACIMGICAAIECKVKILEVCGDSSLVIYQLKDEWEMRDPKLISYQKLVLELIKEFDDITFCYLSLDENQMADALATLASMIKVNKQVDIKPIQMSIYETLAHYYNIKEEENDDCPWYQDILRYVKNREYPDQTIENDKRTLRRLANDYVLDGEIL from the exons ATGGTCAAATATTCAGAATGGGTAGGCAACATTGTCCCcgtccctaaaaaagatgggaaagtacgaatgtgtgtggattacagAGACTTGAATAAAGCTAGCCTAAAAGACAATTTCCTATTGCCTCACATTGACACCTTAGTGGATAATACAGCAGGCTACTCACTGCTTTCCTTCATGGATAGCTTCTttggatacaatcaaataaagatgcatcctgaagaaATGGAAAAGACCACATTC GCAgtaaaagggagtgcaatagcagaTTTTCTGGCCAGTAGAGCTTTAGAAGATTATGAACCGCTGaactttgatttcccaaatgagggCCTAATGTATGTGGTAATCACTGAAGAGGATTCTCAAGAAGGTCATCATTGGAAACTAAACTTCGACGGGGCCTCAAACGCTATTGGTAATGGAATCGGGGCAGTCCTAGTATCCCCAaacggagatcattatccttttactaataaattggattttgatgaCACAAAAaacatggcagaatatgaagcatgcatCATGGGCATTTGTGCAGCTATAGAATGCAAAGTCAAAATACTAGAGGTATGTGGGGATTCTTCATTAGTGATATATCAACTCAAAGATGAATGGGAGATGAGAGATCCCAAATTGATCAGCTATCAAAAACTGGTTCTCGAACTAATTAAGGAGTTTGATGATATCACTTTTTGCTACCTCTCGCTAGATGAaaaccagatggctgatgcattggctactttagcttccatgatcaAAGTGAACAAACAAGTGGACATAAAACCTATCCAAATGAGCATCTATGAGACTCTGGCTCATTACTACAACATcaaagaagaggaaaatgatGATTGCCCTTGGTACCAAGATATACTACGATACGTGAAAAATCGCGAGTACCCTGACCAAACAATCGAGAATGATAAGAGAACATTGAGAAGACTGGCCaatgactatgtcttagatggggagatcctataa